From the genome of Xiphophorus hellerii strain 12219 chromosome 11, Xiphophorus_hellerii-4.1, whole genome shotgun sequence, one region includes:
- the LOC116728740 gene encoding solute carrier family 46 member 3, with product MKRLYLVEPVVALYAFSSFLIYPLVQQYVYRRFWQQLTNTPYPVSDNTSRCAPSNSSSNQTNFHKEVQNQTSLFSLYSELLSTIPSLIVTLVLVAYSDRGGRKITIIMPLIGMLIYTSTFLAVSFFELNIYLLIGSSFLSSLFGGISTFLGGCFAYIADLCQDDRQKTLRMAGVDMMIGLLSGVAAISTGYFLRAAGFNWPFLTSALCLCLTLVYAVFILEETVRKTPADGSDIDGSPQCPRLRQLIFGFCQIFARASYKCKIVLALLMIIFTSFVFTYIGGISLMTLYELNEPLCWTEILIGYGSALSTTVFLTSFLGVSAFTYCGVPQLLIAALGILSVLSGMIMLAFAKTTVLMFLVRIPMLLSIMPFPVLRSVMSKIVSKSEQGALFAYLSFLESLFNNVGSAVFNSIYAATVGWYPGFVFLLAAGLCVIPLSVIAAVALIGVDVTTEPIKSEDGTSDEDGQAEENDTSPLLSSSSVNTSAGHC from the exons ATGAAGCGCCTTTACCTGGTGGAGCCGGTAGTGGCTCTGTATGCTTTTAGCAGTTTTCTCATCTACCCGCTGGTCCAGCAGTATGTGTACAGGAGGTTCTGGCAGCAGCTGACCAACACGCCCTATCCCGTCTCAGACAACACCTCCAGATGTGCTCCaagtaacagcagcagcaaccagACCAACTTCCATAAG GAGGTGCAGAACCAGACGTCTCTTTTCTCCCTTTACTCTGAGCTCCTCTCCACAATCCCATCTTTGATCGTTACTCTTGTGCTGGTGGCCTATAGCGACCGGGGCGGACGCAAGATCACCATCATTATGCCTCTTATCGGCATGCTGATATATACCAGCACCTTCCTAGCTGTGTCCTTCTTTGAGCTCAACATCTACCTTCTCATCGGCTCTTCCTTCCTTAGCTCTCTGTTTGGGGGTATCAGCACTTTCCTGGGAGGCTGTTTTGCCTACATAGCGGACTTGTGCCAAGACGACCGGCAGAAGACGCTGCGAATGGCTGGAGTGGATATGATGATTGGACTGTTGTCTGGAGTGGCTGCGATATCTACAGGTTACTTCCTGAGAGCTGCAGGCTTTAACTGGCCTTTCTTAACTTCAGCCCTGTGCCTGTGTTTGACACTAGTCTATGCAGTTTTTATCCTGGAGGAGACTGTGAGAAAGACTCCCGCTGATGGCAGTGATATAGACGGGTCTCCCCAGTGCCCTAGGTTGAGACAGTTGATCTTTGGGTTCTGCCAGATCTTTGCAAGAGCAAGCTACAAGTGTAAAATAGTCTTAGCCCTCCTGATGATCATCTTCACCAGCTTCGTCTTCACCTACATTGGAGGCATCTCCTTGATGACACTATACGAGCTAAACGAGCCACTGTGCTGGACTGAGATTCTGATTGGCTATGGCTCAGCACTGTCCACCACGGTGTTCTTGACCAGTTTCCTGGGAGTGTCGGCATTCACATACTGTGGAGTCCCGCAGCTGCTGATCGCTGCATTGGGGATCCTGTCTGTGCTGTCAGGAATGATCATGTTGGCGTTTGCAAAGACCACAGTTCTGATGTTTTTAG taaGGATCCCCATGCTGCTGTCCATAATGCCTTTCCCTGTTCTCCGCTCGGTAATGTCAAAGATCGTCTCCAAGTCTGAGCAAG gAGCCCTTTTTGCTTATCTTTCCTTTCTGGAGAGTTTATTTAACAACGTTGGATCTGCAGTCTTCAATAGTATCTATGCTGCCACGGTGGGGTGGTATCCTGGTTTTGTCTTCCTCTTAGCTGCGGGACTCTGTGTCATTCCTTTATCTGTGATTGC